Proteins found in one Thalassomonas actiniarum genomic segment:
- the rfbA gene encoding glucose-1-phosphate thymidylyltransferase RfbA → MKGIILAGGSGTRLYPITKGVSKQLLPIYDKPMIYYPLSVLMLAGIREVLVISTPEDIDGYRRLLADGQQFGLRISYAVQPDPGGIAQAFIIAEEFIGKSSVCLVLGDNIFYGQGFSPQLIKARKKTRGATLFAYPVKDPERFGVVEFDDNMAVLSIEEKPEKPKSKYAVTGLYFYDNQVVDIAKSISPSARGELEITCINNLYLARGDLRVELLGRGFAWLDTGTYESLIAASQFVQTIEQRQGFKIACLEEIALHNNWLTPEQVTDIAKSMSQNSYGLYLQELVQNK, encoded by the coding sequence ATGAAAGGTATTATTTTAGCCGGAGGTTCGGGAACCCGTTTGTACCCGATCACTAAAGGCGTTTCAAAGCAGTTATTACCTATTTATGATAAGCCAATGATTTATTATCCGCTGTCGGTGCTGATGCTGGCAGGGATCCGGGAAGTATTAGTGATCTCAACCCCGGAAGATATTGACGGCTACCGGCGCTTATTGGCAGACGGCCAGCAATTTGGCTTGCGTATCTCCTATGCGGTGCAGCCGGATCCCGGCGGCATAGCACAGGCCTTTATTATTGCCGAAGAGTTTATTGGCAAAAGCAGTGTCTGCCTGGTGCTGGGCGACAATATTTTTTATGGCCAGGGTTTCAGTCCCCAGCTAATCAAGGCAAGAAAAAAGACCCGGGGAGCGACGCTTTTTGCCTATCCGGTGAAAGACCCCGAGCGCTTCGGTGTAGTAGAGTTCGACGACAACATGGCGGTACTTTCTATCGAAGAGAAACCGGAAAAACCTAAATCTAAATATGCGGTGACCGGCTTATATTTTTACGATAACCAGGTAGTGGATATCGCCAAATCCATTTCCCCGTCCGCGCGGGGCGAACTGGAAATCACCTGTATTAACAACCTTTACCTGGCCCGGGGCGACTTAAGGGTTGAGTTATTGGGACGGGGGTTTGCCTGGCTGGATACCGGCACTTATGAAAGCCTGATCGCCGCCAGTCAGTTTGTACAAACCATAGAGCAAAGACAGGGGTTTAAAATTGCCTGCCTGGAAGAAATCGCCCTGCACAATAACTGGCTGACACCGGAGCAAGTCACGGATATCGCCAAATCCATGAGCCAGAACAGTTACGGCTTATATTTGCAGGAATTGGTGCAAAATAAATGA
- the rfbB gene encoding dTDP-glucose 4,6-dehydratase: protein MNILVTGGAGFIGSALIRYLISNTEHRVINVDKLTYAGNLAALSAVADNPRYTFEQVDICNRAELDRILKVYQVNLVMHLAAESHVDRSIDKPAAFIETNILGTYTLLEACRCYRQQLPPQAQADFRFHHVSTDEVYGDLADSTDLFTESTAYAPSSPYSASKAASDHLVRAWLRSYDLPAVITNCSNNYGPYQYREKLIPLIIERAITGQALPVYGDGQQIRDWLYVDDHVRALYLVATQGKIGETYNIGGHNELTNLEVIGQVCSLLDEIRPAAVAGIKHYRELITFVTDRPGHDIRYAIDATKIAKTLGWTPTETFATGIKKTVHWYLDVGK, encoded by the coding sequence ATGAATATTCTGGTGACCGGCGGGGCCGGTTTTATCGGCTCGGCCCTGATACGCTACCTGATCTCGAATACAGAACACAGGGTGATCAATGTCGATAAGCTCACCTATGCCGGTAATTTAGCCGCCCTGAGCGCTGTCGCCGATAACCCGAGATATACCTTTGAACAGGTCGATATCTGCAACCGCGCCGAGCTGGATCGTATCCTTAAGGTTTACCAGGTAAATCTTGTTATGCACCTGGCGGCGGAAAGTCACGTTGACCGCTCCATAGATAAACCGGCGGCTTTTATTGAAACCAATATTCTCGGCACTTATACCCTGCTCGAGGCCTGCCGCTGCTACCGCCAGCAATTGCCGCCACAGGCACAGGCAGATTTTCGTTTCCATCATGTCTCCACCGACGAAGTATACGGCGATCTGGCAGATTCCACCGACTTGTTCACCGAAAGCACCGCCTATGCCCCCAGCTCTCCCTATTCTGCCTCCAAGGCAGCCAGTGATCACCTGGTGCGGGCCTGGCTGCGTAGCTATGATTTACCCGCGGTGATCACTAACTGCTCCAATAATTACGGCCCGTATCAATACCGGGAAAAGCTGATCCCGTTAATCATAGAGCGGGCGATAACAGGGCAAGCACTGCCGGTATACGGCGACGGCCAGCAAATACGCGACTGGCTTTATGTCGATGACCATGTGCGCGCCCTTTACCTGGTCGCCACGCAGGGAAAAATAGGGGAAACCTATAATATCGGCGGCCACAACGAGCTCACCAACCTGGAGGTTATCGGGCAGGTCTGCAGCCTCTTGGATGAAATAAGACCTGCGGCTGTCGCCGGCATCAAACACTACCGGGAATTAATTACTTTTGTGACCGACAGGCCCGGTCATGATATCCGCTACGCCATAGATGCCACTAAGATAGCCAAGACACTCGGCTGGACACCAACAGAAACCTTTGCAACCGGTATTAAAAAAACCGTCCACTGGTATCTAGATGTAGGAAAATAA
- a CDS encoding FlgO family outer membrane protein, with translation MMNFINNTQKTLQTLMLSVFAVAALTSCTLLKEIQQEATGENKEPELTDDSVPFVLNDQEVIPFFHTHKMVSDYTDKLAHDLFNNMARTELKSPVAVASFVSLDSSLEEGSRLGNLISESLLGQVQEYGIPVMDIHLMNGIEMNSDGEFSFSRKMTKVMNSKTLNYVLSGVVIGNERGYTVNARIIEFGSMQVLSTATTFIPSFVAEVL, from the coding sequence ATGATGAATTTTATTAATAACACTCAAAAAACGTTGCAGACACTGATGTTAAGTGTATTTGCTGTTGCCGCTTTAACCTCCTGCACCCTGCTCAAGGAAATCCAGCAGGAGGCCACCGGGGAAAATAAAGAGCCGGAATTAACCGATGACTCGGTGCCCTTTGTGCTCAATGATCAGGAAGTGATCCCGTTTTTCCATACCCATAAAATGGTCAGCGATTATACCGATAAACTGGCCCATGACTTATTCAATAACATGGCGCGCACCGAGCTGAAATCGCCGGTAGCGGTGGCCAGTTTTGTCAGCTTAGACTCCTCACTCGAAGAAGGCAGCCGATTGGGCAACCTGATCAGCGAAAGCCTGCTCGGCCAGGTACAGGAGTATGGCATTCCGGTGATGGATATCCATTTGATGAACGGTATCGAAATGAACAGCGACGGGGAGTTTTCTTTTAGCCGGAAAATGACTAAAGTAATGAATTCCAAAACATTAAACTATGTCTTATCCGGCGTGGTGATCGGCAATGAAAGGGGTTATACCGTTAATGCCAGGATCATAGAATTCGGCTCTATGCAGGTATTATCGACGGCAACTACCTTTATTCCGTCCTTTGTCGCCGAAGTTTTATAA
- a CDS encoding FlgO family outer membrane protein has translation MKKLTLIMLGLLAGCSSQEQSLVIEDHKPEKYKFEPVKHNNEDDHSVSYYDKPLIKNVNHYVKWLTQDLFANIDFPDNDAVFVISDLALLDSDLNKTNHFGRQVTEAMTHEVNRTGFSVIDIKARGFIRMSESGDLFFQTEDYNEILSQTSATNIISGTMTRHRGGYLLNARVVDLATTALISSAQIFVPFDVVDSVMLEDQVSPPPKINEISLKSSSVRE, from the coding sequence ATGAAAAAGTTAACGTTGATCATGTTAGGACTTTTAGCCGGTTGCAGCAGCCAGGAGCAATCTTTGGTGATAGAAGACCACAAGCCGGAGAAATACAAGTTTGAACCGGTAAAACACAATAACGAGGACGATCATTCCGTCAGTTATTACGACAAACCATTGATTAAAAACGTCAACCATTATGTGAAATGGTTAACCCAGGATTTGTTTGCCAATATCGATTTCCCCGATAATGACGCGGTGTTTGTGATTTCGGATCTGGCCCTGCTCGATTCAGATCTCAATAAAACCAACCATTTCGGGCGTCAGGTCACCGAAGCCATGACCCATGAAGTCAACCGCACCGGTTTCTCGGTGATCGACATCAAGGCCCGGGGTTTTATCCGCATGTCGGAATCCGGTGACTTGTTCTTCCAGACGGAAGATTATAATGAAATTTTAAGTCAGACCTCCGCCACCAACATTATCAGCGGCACCATGACCCGACACCGGGGCGGTTACCTGCTCAATGCCAGGGTAGTAGATCTTGCCACCACCGCCTTGATCAGTTCGGCGCAGATTTTTGTGCCCTTCGATGTCGTCGATTCCGTGATGTTGGAAGACCAGGTTTCACCGCCGCCCAAGATCAATGAGATTTCATTGAAATCTTCCTCGGTCCGGGAATAG
- a CDS encoding FlgO family outer membrane protein encodes MNKFYTVLLVTCIGLMGCQTLDSVTPDSNDEMPATAIFDNKLSSLITGLLRSEKYDYRSKPTLITTFVWSDTLSYKSQPNAFRFLGHQLAESMKTELVQYSARVVEHKASKAVSISPNASYFLSRDIKELASKAQAEYVIAGTITELDGGAMVNAEVIEISSSEIVSAAREFFPTSAAWSSNQVSLRNNMLHREGK; translated from the coding sequence ATGAATAAATTTTATACTGTATTGTTAGTCACTTGCATTGGGTTGATGGGTTGTCAAACTCTTGACTCGGTCACACCCGACTCAAATGATGAAATGCCGGCAACGGCAATTTTTGACAATAAGTTGTCATCGTTGATCACCGGCTTACTGAGATCGGAGAAATATGACTACCGCAGCAAACCCACCTTAATCACCACTTTTGTCTGGTCCGATACCCTGAGTTATAAAAGCCAGCCCAATGCCTTTCGATTTTTGGGGCACCAGCTGGCAGAAAGCATGAAAACCGAACTGGTACAGTACAGTGCCAGGGTGGTTGAACATAAGGCATCAAAAGCGGTCTCCATTTCCCCTAACGCTTCCTACTTTTTATCCCGGGATATCAAGGAGCTCGCCAGCAAGGCCCAGGCGGAATACGTGATTGCCGGTACCATCACCGAGCTTGACGGCGGTGCTATGGTCAATGCCGAAGTGATAGAGATCAGCAGCAGTGAAATTGTCAGTGCGGCGCGCGAGTTCTTCCCGACAAGCGCCGCCTGGTCGTCAAACCAGGTGAGCCTGCGCAACAATATGCTCCACCGTGAAGGTAAATGA